The following coding sequences are from one Helicoverpa armigera isolate CAAS_96S chromosome 2, ASM3070526v1, whole genome shotgun sequence window:
- the LOC110378534 gene encoding protein cortex, translating into MNRSTFGKKTLNGQRPRADRFIAPREQFPELSRKMRWGAREKVPDDVWYTKYMQQKKYASYLDEAFGLEPTRSEQTLGEENSGRLWPCVPRKRSYLSSADSILDLPTYSYAAFPELLDWSNDNILVAALGRNYHKWSWRTQSLISQGYTDYNIHCCKFDPQGKLLIVGTDCRTVEVHNTVRSKCIGVNYCQSIEEGPPCSVTAIDWSPTGNSFVIGCSQGVLTTFTRSAKVITYRHVHSSAILIVRVSPDARYVTATAVNDDDVLVFTWPELQAFLSLKSDWTIKALNWHPWRSALLGIGAVSSDSSACVAVWEAPTGKLRKRTLERKHYSLDAMLFSKRTGELVLSLWNTDRESTTPKTCSQLVVMSDSDSVVDQWGEGRMGLDRVRTMVFSPDGTKLATATADEDLIIWNFLPEDKRKRKTSCKRFSALPVYLDKVTQGTSFR; encoded by the exons ATGAATAGGTCTACGTTTGGCAAAAAAACT TTGAATGGGCAGCGACCCCGGGCGGATCGGTTCATAGCACCGAGGGAGCAGTTTCCTGAGCTCAGCAGGAAGATGCGATGGGGTGCCAGGGAGAAGGTGCCTGATGACGTGTGG TATACAAAATACATGCAACAGAAGAAATACGCGAGTTACTTAGACGAAGCGTTTGGCCTGGAGCCGACGAGATCAGAACAGACCCTGGGTGAGGAGAACTCGGGGCGGCTGTGGCCGTGCGTCCCAAGGAAGAGGAGCTACCTGTCTTCTGCTGACAGCATCCTGGATCTGCCTACTTATAGCTATGCTGCTT TTCCCGAGCTACTAGACTGGTCGAACGACAACATCCTGGTGGCAGCCCTGGGCAGGAACTACCACAAGTGGTCATGGCGCACGCAGAGCCTCATCAGCCAGGGTTACACCGACTACAACATCCACTGCTGCAAGTTCGACCCTCAGGGGAAACTGCTAATT GTGGGCACAGATTGCAGGACCGTGGAAGTTCACAACACTGTACGCAGCAAGTGCATCGGGGTGAACTACTGCCAGAGCATAGAGGAAGGACCACCTTGTTCCGTCACAGCTATCGATTGGAGCCCTACTGGAAACTCTTTTGTTAT AGGCTGTTCCCAAGGCGTGCTAACCACGTTCACCCGTTCAGCCAAGGTGATCACGTACCGACACGTGCATAGCAGCGCGATCCTCATAGTTCGCGTGTCTCCTGACGCGCGATACGTCACCGCTACTGCTgtcaatgatgatgatgtcctggTGTTCACCTGGCCTGAACTCCAGGCCTTCTTGAGCTTGAAGTCCGATTGGACCATTAAG GCACTAAACTGGCACCCGTGGCGCAGTGCACTACTCGGCATCGGCGCGGTCTCGTCTGACTCGAGCGCATGCGTGGCGGTGTGGGAGGCGCCCACTGGCAAGCTGCGCAAGAGGACACTGGAGAGGAAGCACTACAGCCTGGATGCTATGCTATTCAGTAAGAGGACCGGCGAGCTGGTGCTCAGCCTGTGGAATACAG ACAGGGAGTCAACGACCCCGAAGACATGCTCTCAGCTGGTAGTGATGAGCGACTCGGACTCCGTGGTGGACCAGTGGGGCGAGGGCCGGATGGGACTGGACCGCGTGCGGACCATGGTGTTCAGCCCAGACGGGACTAAACTTG CGACGGCTACAGCTGATGAAGACCTGATCATCTGGAACTTCCTCCCCGAAGACAAGAGGAAACGCAAGACGTCGTGCAAACGCTTCAGTGCGCTGCCCGTGTATCTAGACAAAGTGACGCAAGGCACCTCCTTCCGATAG